AGGTCGGGGCGCTCGGTCAAACAATTCGGGACGTTTCGAGGCACAGGGGCGAGAGGCTTTCGACGACGGATGGACAGACGCCGACGGAGAGCCACCCAAGCTGGCGACCCTGGTATTGCGAGACGCGTCGAAATCGATCATTTCGACCAACCAGTCGCCGGATATTTCCTTTGACCAGTCGATCAACCCCTATCGGGGTTGCGAGCATGGTTGCATTTATTGTTACGCCCGCCCCAGCCACGCCTATTGGGGCTATTCGCCCGGTCTCGACTTTGAGAGCGTGATCTTTGCCAAGCCGAACGGCCCGACCCTGCTGGAAGCCCATTTCAACAAGGCCGGATACCAACCGAAACCGATCATGATCGGCGCCAATACAGACGCCTGGCAGCCGCTGGAGCGTGAGCGCCAGCACACGCGTGACATTCTCAAGGTCTGCGCCCGCTACAAGCATCCGATCAGCGTCATCACCAAATCAGCCCTGATCCGTCGCGATCTCGACATTCTCGCTCCAATGGCCGCCGACGGCCTGGTCAGGGCCGCAATCTCGATCACCACGCTGGACCGCAAACTCGCCCGCGACATGGAGCCGCGCGCCGCAGCCCCGCATCGTCGCCTGGAAACCATCACCGCCCTCAAACAGGCTGGCATCCCGGTCACCGTCATGATGGCGCCGGTCATACCCGCTCTCACCGATCACGAGATCGAGCCCCTGCTCGAAGCGGCGGCGGAGGCCGGCGCCGACAATGCCGCCTATGTTCTCTTGCGCCTGCCGCTGGAAATCCGCGACCTGTTCCGCGAATGGCTTGCCGACAAGCGCCCAGATGCCGCCGACCATGTCATGTCGCTGATCAGGCAGATGCGGGGCGGAAAGGATTATGATGCCAATTGGGGAACGCGCGGCCGCGGCACCGGCCCTTACGCGAAGTTGATCGCCAGCCGCTTTCGCCATGCCATCAAGCGTTTCGGTCTGGATGTGCCGCGTCAGGCGCTCGACACAAGCCGGTTCGCACGACCGCTTGGATCGGCCGGACAGCCAAGCCTGTTTTGACCCGTTTGCCCGGGAAGGACGCCCGCCGGCAGGTCGCTAGGCGCTGCGCTGCCGCAACGGCCTGGCCGACGCGACCAGGGTCGCCATTTCGGCCCGAATGGCTTTCGACGCCTCATCGAACCCGGAAATCAGGCCCCGGGTCAGCGGCCGGGACAGCAAATAGCCCTGCAGGACGAGGTCCGGCTGATAACCAAGCGCACCAAGCTCATCAAATTCCTCGACCCCCTCGACAACAACGGCGATGTTCAGATCACGGGCCAGCGCTATGGTCGCGCGTACAATGATCTGCGCTTCCTGGTCATTTTGAAGGCCCGTGATGAAGGACCGGTCGATCTTGATCTTGTCGAACGGGAAGGCGCGCAAATAGCTGAGCGACGAGTAACCGGTCCCGAAGTCGTCGATTGCCAGACCGACTCCCAGATCCTTGAGACCGCGCAGCACTTTCAGCGCCCGCGCCTCGTCATCAATCAGCACACCTTCGGTGATTTCGATCTCGAGACGGGCCGGATCAAGCCCGGAATTGGTCAGAGCACGCTGGACTGAATAGACCAGATTGCCCTGCTTGAACTGGGCCGGGCTGACATTGACGGCCACCCGTCGATCATTCGGCCAGTTCACCGCTTCCCGGCAGGCTGTTTCGAGAA
The window above is part of the Maricaulis maris MCS10 genome. Proteins encoded here:
- a CDS encoding PA0069 family radical SAM protein, with amino-acid sequence MTERPGGYALNAPQEASPLHRPGARGRGARSNNSGRFEAQGREAFDDGWTDADGEPPKLATLVLRDASKSIISTNQSPDISFDQSINPYRGCEHGCIYCYARPSHAYWGYSPGLDFESVIFAKPNGPTLLEAHFNKAGYQPKPIMIGANTDAWQPLERERQHTRDILKVCARYKHPISVITKSALIRRDLDILAPMAADGLVRAAISITTLDRKLARDMEPRAAAPHRRLETITALKQAGIPVTVMMAPVIPALTDHEIEPLLEAAAEAGADNAAYVLLRLPLEIRDLFREWLADKRPDAADHVMSLIRQMRGGKDYDANWGTRGRGTGPYAKLIASRFRHAIKRFGLDVPRQALDTSRFARPLGSAGQPSLF